The Cloeon dipterum chromosome 3, ieCloDipt1.1, whole genome shotgun sequence genome includes a region encoding these proteins:
- the LOC135939149 gene encoding glycine dehydrogenase (decarboxylating), mitochondrial — MYRAGAAMIVPRLWKAVPLVRRSSSAASSVLKLFQNNADFPSRHIGPRDSEQTEMLDFIGYRTLEEMTDKAVPETIKLKRELNIEEPTAEHELMIRIKKIAEKNKIWRSYIGMGYHNCCTPHTIMRNIFENPGWTTQYTPYQPEVAQGRLEGLLNYQTMVSDLTGMEVANASLLDEGTAAAEALSLCYRQNKRRKLFISHKLHPQTKSVVETRASSLGLQVVHGNVLSVDFSSRDYAGVLLQYPDTDGNIMDFSELSKNAHSNGTLVVCATDLLALTLLRPPSEFDADVAVGTSQRFGVPLGYGGPHAGFFACRQSLVRLMPGRMIGVTRDINGLDAYRLALQTREQHIRRDKATSNICTAQALLANMSAMYAVYHGPQGLKEIATKVHDATLLLAAGAKSVGHVVMNPLFFDTIRLSPNCDVSIIQERARQREINLRYYEDGTVGISLDETVRIADIEDLLSTLGYHGSASELVEESAQEIQSMSLLNSQFKRTSPYLTHPVFNSYHSESRIVRYMKMLENKDISLVHSMIPLGSCTMKLNSTTEMMPCTLKHFTDIHPFVPLDQARGYAQLFEELEKDLCEITGYDKISFQPNSGAQGEYAGLRAIKSYLEAKDEGHRNICLIPVSAHGTNPASAQMAGMQVEAINVCKDGTIDMRHLIAKAEKHKENLACLMITYPSTFGVFEETVADVCKIIHDQGGQVYLDGANMNAQVGVCRPGDYGSDVSHLNLHKTFCIPHGGGGPGMGPIGVKEHLAPFLPSHPVVDPLASLGTSSKSFGVVSAAPFGSSAILPISWAYIKMMGAKGLRKATQVAILNANYMSKRLSKHYHTLFKGKNSLVAHEFIIDVRPFKKTANIEPVDLAKRLMDYGFHAPTMSWPVAGTLMIEPTESEDKQELDRFCEALICIRKEIQDIEEGRMDIRTNPLKMAPHTQAQVITSEWNRPYSRELAAFPAPFVRPESKIWPTVGRIDDIYGDKHLVCTCPPILPAYSF; from the exons ATGTACAGGGCTGGCGCTGCAATGATTGTGCCAAGGCTGTGGAAGGCCGTTCCTTTGGTCCGCAGGAGCAGCAGCGCGGCCTCGTCGGTGCTCAAGCTGTTCCAGAACAATGCAGACTTCCCGTCCAGGCACATCGGGCCCAGGGACAGCGAGCAGACCGAGATGCTCGACTTCATTGGATACAGG ACCTTGGAGGAAATGACAGACAAAGCAGTACCTGAGAcgataaaattgaaacgggAGCTCAACATTGAGGAGCCAACAG cCGAGCATGAATTGATGATCAGGATCAAGAAAATCGCTGAAAAGAATAAGATTTGGCGCTCGTACATCGGTATGGGATACCACAACTGCTGCACTCCTCATACGATTATGAGgaacatttttgaaaacccTGGCTG GACTACTCAGTACACACCATACCAACCTGAGGTAGCTCAGGGTCGGCTGGAAGGTCTCCTAAATTACCAAACGATGGTTTCCGATCTGACCGGCATGGAAGTGGCAAACGCCTCCCTGCTAGACGAAGGAACTGCTGCTGCAGAAGCTCTTAGTCTGTGCTACAG GCAAAACAAGCGGCGCAAGCTTTTCATCTCGCACAAACTGCATCCGCAGACGAAGAGTGTGGTGGAAACGCGCGCGTCTTCCCTTGGCCTGCAGGTCGTCCACGGCAACGTGCTCTCGGTCGACTTTTCAAGCAGGGACTACGCCGGAGTACTGCTCCAGTATCCTGACACAGACGGCAACATCATGGACTTTTCAGAGCTGTCCAAAAATGCCCATTCGAATGGT ACACTGGTTGTCTGTGCGACCGACCTCCTAGCCCTGACTTTGCTCAGGCCCCCAAGCGAATTCGACGCTGATGTCGCTGTCGGAACGAGCCAGAGATTTGGTGTGCCTCTCGGCTACGGCGGCCCTCATGCCGGCTTCTTCGCCTGCCGGCAGTCGCTTGTACGCCTCATGCCTGGCAGAATGATTGGTGTCACTAG GGACATCAACGGTTTGGACGCTTATCGTCTGGCGCTGCAAACAAGAGAGCAACACATTCGACGTGACAAGGCAACCAGCAACATTTGCACCGCCCAAGCGCTGCTCGCCAACATGTCTGCAATGTATGCTGTCTACCACGGGCCCCAAGGACTGAAGGAAATTGCAACCAAAGTGCATGATGCCACTCTCCTTCTGGCTGCTG GTGCCAAAAGCGTTGGGCACGTTGTTATGAATCCATTGTTCTTCGACACCATCAGACTTTCGCCTAACTGCGATGTTTCAATAATTCAAGAAAGAGCTCGCCAGAGAGAAATCAACCTGAGATACTATGAAGATGGAACA GTAGGAATTTCCCTTGATGAAACTGTGAGGATAGCAGATATTGAAGATTTACTTTCCACTCTTGGATACCATGGCAGTGCTtctgaa CTTGTTGAAGAGAGTGCACAAGAAATTCAGAGCATGAGTCTACTGAATTCTCAATTCAAAAGAACATCTCCGTATCTCACTCATCCTGTGTTCAATTCGTACCACTCTGAAAGCAGAATTGTCCGCTAcatgaaaatgcttgaaaacaAAGACATCTCTTTGGTCCATTCAATGATTCCTTTG GGGTCGTGCACCATGAAGCTGAACAGCACAACAGAAATGATGCCATGCACATTGAAACATTTCACAGACATCCACCCTTTTGTACCACTGGACCAAGCTCGAGGATACGCTCAGCTTTTTGAAGAGCTCGAAAAAGATCTTTGTGAGATCACTGGCTACGACAAAATCTCTTTCCAACCCAACag TGGTGCCCAGGGAGAATATGCTGGTTTGAGGGCCATAAAATCATACTTGGAAGCAAAAGACGAAGGGCACAGAAACATTTGTTTGATTCCTGTTTCGGCGCACGGCACAAATCCAGCCTCCGCTCAGATGGCGGGAATGCAAGTCGAGGCCATCAATGTGTGTAAAGATGGAACAATCGACATGCGTCACCTAATAGCCAAGGCTGAAAAGCACAAAGAAAATCTGGCGTGTTTGATGATCACTTATCCATCTACTTTTGGAGTTTTTGAGGAGACAGTCGCAGACGTTTGCAAAATCATACATGATCAAGGCGGTCAG gtTTATCTGGATGGTGCGAACATGAACGCGCAAGTGGGAGTCTGTCGGCCTGGAGACTATGGGTCAGACGTGTCCCATTTGAACTTGCATAAAACCTTCTGCATTCCTCATGGCGGTGGCGGACCTGGCATGGGCCCTATCGGAGT GAAGGAGCATTTAGCGCCGTTCCTTCCAAGCCACCCAGTCGTCGATCCGCTCGCCTCGCTCGGCACCAGTTCAAAGTCCTTTGGCGTGGTCAGTGCCGCGCCGTTTGGGTCGTCTGCGATTCTTCCCATTTCCTGGGCTTACATTAAG atGATGGGCGCAAAGGGACTGAGGAAAGCAACCCAAGTGGCAATTCTGAACGCTAATTACATGAGCAAACGGCTCTCCAAGCACTACCACACGCTGTTCAAAGGCAAAAATAGTTTGGTGGCACACGAATTCATAATCGATGTCAGACCCTTCAAGAAAACCGCAAACATCGAGCCAGTTGATTTAGCCAAGAGGCTAATGGACTACG GCTTCCATGCGCCAACCATGTCGTGGCCAGTTGCTGGGACCCTCATGATTGAGCCCACTGAGTCTGAGGATAAGCAGGAGCTGGACAGATTCTGCGAAGCGTTGATAt gCATTAGAAAGGAAATCCAAGACATTGAAGAAGGTCGCATGGACATCAGGACGAACCCTCTGAAAATGGCCCCACACACTCAGGCGCAAGTGATAACCTCGGAATGGAACAGGCCCTACTCCAGGGAACTGGCCGCCTTTCCTGCT cCATTCGTCAGGCCAGAAAGCAAAATTTGGCCAACTGTCGGCCGCATCGATGACATTTACGGGGATAAACACCTCGTCTGCACCTGTCCCCCAATTCTGCCAGCTTACTCGTTTTGA
- the LOC135940022 gene encoding uncharacterized protein LOC135940022 isoform X1, with the protein MLVLNKLRLSLTCTVGLVCVIHLCRALPLVDSGLFVILGVSTCRDGAGYCLLGSDCTLDHDFSPDDTGGHCNGLRTAFTPAANFVCCKYNGADVKMPSTTTEAPLKPSTEAVTQPAPLKITTLESKPSKRPAISDGATRPQGPVSNSSNPGGAIFWVDLTANGNKTGSPDQVKYEPVKNTVNDANTRPGSILTVSGAAPAVVQNVPVSNLPSIENWIKPGTMMNIPSIVAAKPGSTVTIGGNNELLDEIVHAVGSEVSQGVSIVTQDISQQIVSPSLQLDTQDESEDEAEKPAVPVGSIESHEPKPTIEVLRPQASVVTTSTSTSTTTTTTKPLVTKKPAAQVTSTTKKPADEEEDEGAEEEEDDDDEATSEEEEDSEEEEDDGLFGFSDLVELFGLGGTSQKAGAAKVEGNRNETAYDAQSKLGEDNVLQERIDQIEPNQLGVENGSINSNLFGGFLSSAQDSTVNLSNFETSTLPIDQGLFSSPSSEAAPAVKEEEPPLCFGPVRQPINPACWVVTFQTDKNGVPTTLCSGARITKDLVVTSASCAIRISSMSTSPLASIKAVLPASGENGSEISISDVVVHENYHAAPRLALNDFGLVKLNTSYSDIKELDMGHCTLCLSQDSESDFSHLKCQTPQFFGDNESDSPLTIRLTELSTLSRSMCDNLVKTGAAEGDDLPTMLCSAPAKSQIEHLHHVDGIPLVCSGTRGIPFLAGVTMKSSIADWTIYSPVGQYVDWIRANELPQIIKTVTTKQLST; encoded by the exons ATGCTGGTCCTAAACAAATTGAGACTGTCTCTGACGTGCACCGTGGGTCTGGTGTGCGTCATCCACCTGTGCAGGGCATTGCCTCTCGTCGACTCAG GGCTCTTTGTAATTTTGGGAGTAAGCACGTGTCGCGACGGCGCCGGCTATTGCCTTTTGGGGTCGGACTGCACGTTGGACCACGACTTCTCCCCTGACGACACCGGTGGCCACTGCAACGGTCTGCGCACCGCTTTTACCCCGGCAGCAAACTTTGTGTGCTGCAAATACAATGGTGCTGACGTTAAAATGCCAAGCACCACCACCGAGGCGCCGCTCAAGCCAAGCACAGAGGCGGTGACACAGCCGGCGCCGTTAAAAATCACAACCCTTGAATCTAAGCCATCCAAAAGACCAGCAATTTCAG atggAGCAACAAGGCCTCAGGGACCCGTGTCAAACTCCAGCAATCCCGGAGGTGCAATTTTCTGGGTGGACCTGACCGCGAATGGCAACAAGACTGGCTCCCCGGACCAAGTCAAGTATGAGCCGGTGAAAAACACGGTGAACGACGCAAACACGCGTCCCGGCAGCATCCTCACCGTGTCTGGTGCGGCTCCTGCCGTCGTGCAAAACGTGCCCGTGTCTAACTTGCCCAGCATCGAGAACTGGATCAAACCTGGCACCATGATGAACATCCCCTCCATTGTTGCAGCAAAGCCTGGAAGTACGGTCACCATTGGCGGCAACAATGAATTGCTGGACGAAATCGTTCAC GCTGTCGGCTCGGAGGTGTCTCAGGGTGTGAGCATCGTCACGCAGGACATTTCGCAACAAATCGTCAGTCCATCGCTGCAGCTGGACACGCAGGACGAGTCGGAGGACGAGGCGGAAAAGCCGGCGGTGCCCGTCGGCAGCATCGAGAGCCATGAGCCCAAACCGACAATCGAGGTGCTGCGACCGCAGGCGAGTGTGGTCACCACCTCGACCTCGACCTCCACCACTACCACCACCACCAAACCTCTGGTGACCAAGAAGCCAGCCGCCCAGGTAACGAGCACGACGAAGAAGCCCGCCGACGAGGAGGAGGACGAGGGTGCCGAAGAGGAGGAAGACGATGATGATGAGGCCACCAGCGAGGAAGAGGAGGACAGCGAGGAAGAGGAGGACGATGGCCTCTTCGGCTTCTCCGACCTGGTTGAACTCTTTGGACTTGGCGGTACCTCGCAAAAAGCAGGAGCAGCGAAG GTTGAGGGGAACAGAAATGAAACAGCGTATGATGCGCAAAGTAAACTCGGCGAGGATAACGTTCTCCAGGAGAGGATTGACCAAATCGAACCAAATCAGTTGGGAGTGGAGAACGGATCAATTAACTCCAACTTGTTCGGTGGATTTCTTTCCTCAGCTCAAGACTCAACAGTGAACTTGAGCAACTTTGAGACCTCAACCCTGCCTATTGAT cagGGCCTGTTCAGCTCGCCATCTTCGGAGGCAGCTCCAGCGGTGAAGGAGGAAGAGCCACCCCTGTGCTTTGGCCCGGTGAGGCAGCCCATTAACCCTGCCTGCTGGGTAGTCACCTTCCAGACCGACAAGAACGGCGTGCCCACCACGCTCTGCTCAGGCGCCAGAATCACCAAGGACCTGGTGGTCACCTCAGCCAGCTGTGCCATTag GATTTCCAGCATGTCTACCTCACCCCTGGCGTCCATTAAAGCCGTTCTGCCGGCAAGTGGCGAGAATGGATCGGAAATCTCGATAAGCGACGTTGTGGTGCACGAAAATTATCATGCTGCTCCTCGACTGGCTCTGAATGATTTtg GATTGGTGAAGCTGAACACGTCTTATTCTGACATCAAAGAATTGGACATGGGCCACTGCACACTTTGTCTTTCTCAAGACTCCGAGTCAGATTTCAG CCATTTGAAATGTCAAACGCCTCAATTTTTTGGCGACAACGAATCAGACTCGCCGCTGACGATTCGGTTGACCGAACTGTCCACGCTCAGCAGAAGCATGTGCGATAACCTGGTGAAAACTGGGGCAGCAGAGGGCGATGACCTGCCCACCATGCTGTGCTCTGCACCTGCCAAGTCTCAAATCGAg CACCTGCATCACGTAGATGGTATTCCCCTCGTGTGCAGCGGAACCAGGGGGATTCCATTTTTGGCCGGCGTGACGATGAAATCTTCGATCGCCGACTGGACCATTTACTCACCGGTCGGTCAGTACGTGGATTGGATACGGGCCAATGAACTTCCGCAAATCATCAAAACCGTCACAACGAAACAGTTGTCAACGTAA
- the LOC135940022 gene encoding uncharacterized protein LOC135940022 isoform X2, with protein MLVLNKLRLSLTCTVGLVCVIHLCRALPLVDSGLFVILGVSTCRDGAGYCLLGSDCTLDHDFSPDDTGGHCNGLRTAFTPAANFVCCKYNGADVKMPSTTTEAPLKPSTEAVTQPAPLKITTLESKPSKRPAISDGATRPQGPVSNSSNPGGAIFWVDLTANGNKTGSPDQVKYEPVKNTVNDANTRPGSILTVSGAAPAVVQNVPVSNLPSIENWIKPGTMMNIPSIVAAKPGSTVTIGGNNELLDEIVHAVGSEVSQGVSIVTQDISQQIVSPSLQLDTQDESEDEAEKPAVPVGSIESHEPKPTIEVLRPQASVVTTSTSTSTTTTTTKPLVTKKPAAQVTSTTKKPADEEEDEGAEEEEDDDDEATSEEEEDSEEEEDDGLFGFSDLVELFGLGGTSQKAGAAKVEGNRNETAYDAQSKLGEDNVLQERIDQIEPNQLGVENGSINSNLFGGFLSSAQDSTVNLSNFETSTLPIDGLFSSPSSEAAPAVKEEEPPLCFGPVRQPINPACWVVTFQTDKNGVPTTLCSGARITKDLVVTSASCAIRISSMSTSPLASIKAVLPASGENGSEISISDVVVHENYHAAPRLALNDFGLVKLNTSYSDIKELDMGHCTLCLSQDSESDFSHLKCQTPQFFGDNESDSPLTIRLTELSTLSRSMCDNLVKTGAAEGDDLPTMLCSAPAKSQIEHLHHVDGIPLVCSGTRGIPFLAGVTMKSSIADWTIYSPVGQYVDWIRANELPQIIKTVTTKQLST; from the exons ATGCTGGTCCTAAACAAATTGAGACTGTCTCTGACGTGCACCGTGGGTCTGGTGTGCGTCATCCACCTGTGCAGGGCATTGCCTCTCGTCGACTCAG GGCTCTTTGTAATTTTGGGAGTAAGCACGTGTCGCGACGGCGCCGGCTATTGCCTTTTGGGGTCGGACTGCACGTTGGACCACGACTTCTCCCCTGACGACACCGGTGGCCACTGCAACGGTCTGCGCACCGCTTTTACCCCGGCAGCAAACTTTGTGTGCTGCAAATACAATGGTGCTGACGTTAAAATGCCAAGCACCACCACCGAGGCGCCGCTCAAGCCAAGCACAGAGGCGGTGACACAGCCGGCGCCGTTAAAAATCACAACCCTTGAATCTAAGCCATCCAAAAGACCAGCAATTTCAG atggAGCAACAAGGCCTCAGGGACCCGTGTCAAACTCCAGCAATCCCGGAGGTGCAATTTTCTGGGTGGACCTGACCGCGAATGGCAACAAGACTGGCTCCCCGGACCAAGTCAAGTATGAGCCGGTGAAAAACACGGTGAACGACGCAAACACGCGTCCCGGCAGCATCCTCACCGTGTCTGGTGCGGCTCCTGCCGTCGTGCAAAACGTGCCCGTGTCTAACTTGCCCAGCATCGAGAACTGGATCAAACCTGGCACCATGATGAACATCCCCTCCATTGTTGCAGCAAAGCCTGGAAGTACGGTCACCATTGGCGGCAACAATGAATTGCTGGACGAAATCGTTCAC GCTGTCGGCTCGGAGGTGTCTCAGGGTGTGAGCATCGTCACGCAGGACATTTCGCAACAAATCGTCAGTCCATCGCTGCAGCTGGACACGCAGGACGAGTCGGAGGACGAGGCGGAAAAGCCGGCGGTGCCCGTCGGCAGCATCGAGAGCCATGAGCCCAAACCGACAATCGAGGTGCTGCGACCGCAGGCGAGTGTGGTCACCACCTCGACCTCGACCTCCACCACTACCACCACCACCAAACCTCTGGTGACCAAGAAGCCAGCCGCCCAGGTAACGAGCACGACGAAGAAGCCCGCCGACGAGGAGGAGGACGAGGGTGCCGAAGAGGAGGAAGACGATGATGATGAGGCCACCAGCGAGGAAGAGGAGGACAGCGAGGAAGAGGAGGACGATGGCCTCTTCGGCTTCTCCGACCTGGTTGAACTCTTTGGACTTGGCGGTACCTCGCAAAAAGCAGGAGCAGCGAAG GTTGAGGGGAACAGAAATGAAACAGCGTATGATGCGCAAAGTAAACTCGGCGAGGATAACGTTCTCCAGGAGAGGATTGACCAAATCGAACCAAATCAGTTGGGAGTGGAGAACGGATCAATTAACTCCAACTTGTTCGGTGGATTTCTTTCCTCAGCTCAAGACTCAACAGTGAACTTGAGCAACTTTGAGACCTCAACCCTGCCTATTGAT GGCCTGTTCAGCTCGCCATCTTCGGAGGCAGCTCCAGCGGTGAAGGAGGAAGAGCCACCCCTGTGCTTTGGCCCGGTGAGGCAGCCCATTAACCCTGCCTGCTGGGTAGTCACCTTCCAGACCGACAAGAACGGCGTGCCCACCACGCTCTGCTCAGGCGCCAGAATCACCAAGGACCTGGTGGTCACCTCAGCCAGCTGTGCCATTag GATTTCCAGCATGTCTACCTCACCCCTGGCGTCCATTAAAGCCGTTCTGCCGGCAAGTGGCGAGAATGGATCGGAAATCTCGATAAGCGACGTTGTGGTGCACGAAAATTATCATGCTGCTCCTCGACTGGCTCTGAATGATTTtg GATTGGTGAAGCTGAACACGTCTTATTCTGACATCAAAGAATTGGACATGGGCCACTGCACACTTTGTCTTTCTCAAGACTCCGAGTCAGATTTCAG CCATTTGAAATGTCAAACGCCTCAATTTTTTGGCGACAACGAATCAGACTCGCCGCTGACGATTCGGTTGACCGAACTGTCCACGCTCAGCAGAAGCATGTGCGATAACCTGGTGAAAACTGGGGCAGCAGAGGGCGATGACCTGCCCACCATGCTGTGCTCTGCACCTGCCAAGTCTCAAATCGAg CACCTGCATCACGTAGATGGTATTCCCCTCGTGTGCAGCGGAACCAGGGGGATTCCATTTTTGGCCGGCGTGACGATGAAATCTTCGATCGCCGACTGGACCATTTACTCACCGGTCGGTCAGTACGTGGATTGGATACGGGCCAATGAACTTCCGCAAATCATCAAAACCGTCACAACGAAACAGTTGTCAACGTAA